One window of the Pyrus communis chromosome 17, drPyrComm1.1, whole genome shotgun sequence genome contains the following:
- the LOC137723601 gene encoding transcription factor bHLH149-like yields the protein MAASMMSNFDGSLDALSMESSRKKRRKTGVVEEDHNRSSETGVRWRSETEQRIYSTKLAEALRQVRRRSSTSSAAVAKVAGGGRDVKEAADRVLATAAKGTTRWSRAILTARLRISKTIHKKRKARVTGDNRLKKTEVRRERIMLPVVQKKVRVLSRLVPGCRKTSLPNLLEETTDYIAALKMQVRAMAALAELLSGSPVNRPGSSVNS from the coding sequence aTGGCGGCGTCGATGATGTCGAACTTTGACGGAAGCCTGGACGCGTTGTCGATGGAGTCGAGCCGGAAAAAGCGGAGAAAAACCGGAGTCGTTGAAGAGGATCACAATCGGAGCTCAGAAACCGGAGTCCGATGGAGATCCGAGACGGAGCAGCGGATCTACTCGACGAAGCTCGCGGAGGCACTTCGTCAGGTGCGACGGAGATCGTCTACGTCGTCGGCGGCGGTGGCGAAGGTAGCGGGAGGCGGGAGGGACGTGAAGGAAGCGGCGGACCGCGTTCTGGCGACGGCGGCGAAGGGGACGACTCGGTGGAGCAGGGCGATTCTAACGGCTCGTCTCAGGATAAGCAAAACGATTCACAAGAAAAGAAAGGCGAGGGTGACCGGGGACAACAGGTTGAAGAAAACGGAGGTTAGGAGAGAGAGAATAATGTTACCAGTTGTGCAGAAAAAAGTTCGGGTTCTGAGCCGGTTGGTTCCCGGTTGCCGAAAGACGTCGCTGCCAAACCTTCTAGAAGAAACGACCGATTACATAGCGGCTTTGAAGATGCAGGTCAGAGCCATGGCGGCTCTCGCCGAGTTACTTTCCGGTTCGCCGGTGAACCGTCCCGGTTCGAGTGTCAACAGTTGA